The following are encoded in a window of Bdellovibrio svalbardensis genomic DNA:
- a CDS encoding response regulator, which translates to MKIRFAVVDDAAFLRELIKNIVTSAGGMCVGEAENGEEAVKLIQSTLPDLVFMDMVMPEKNGIEAAKAIKEFAPETKIIGCSTIDNEDLIEKAKEAGFDAYLTKPFTKDQILKAIDKVLPHQGETTHGRT; encoded by the coding sequence ATGAAGATACGTTTTGCTGTTGTCGACGATGCCGCTTTCCTTCGTGAGCTCATAAAAAATATTGTGACCTCTGCCGGTGGCATGTGCGTGGGAGAAGCTGAGAACGGCGAAGAGGCTGTTAAGCTCATTCAATCCACCCTTCCCGATCTTGTATTTATGGATATGGTCATGCCAGAGAAGAATGGCATTGAGGCTGCAAAAGCCATCAAGGAATTCGCCCCTGAAACCAAAATCATCGGATGTTCTACCATCGACAATGAGGATCTTATCGAGAAGGCTAAAGAGGCGGGATTCGATGCCTATCTCACGAAACCATTTACTAAAGATCAAATTTTAAAAGCTATTGATAAAGTGTTACCGCACCAAGGGGAAACAACTCATGGAAGAACTTAA
- a CDS encoding outer membrane beta-barrel protein, which produces MKSFLLSFSLVLSSIFMPLHLVQAQAKNPTGGQTNAQNTYISAVDQDLAIKSLVLVPTTDNVGGIYAKPIDEELRKLLNDDKQWSLSEFPKDLKIKSELLDEHPEDVKKILQAGASEAALTSKLIKGPRGISITLTLFVGREGLPLLQENIADYKGFEIGDIKSQVANLFMNLKNRMPFRATILSRRGQQVTLNLGSNYGLKSGNRVSVVQIIKINRHPKLNFMVSTDKEVLGRVKLFKVEPYLSFGYVELEKESGVIAVGSKVMPDEFVKYSLPVTTPSGKVMQDITQRPDKDVAFGDEPKEWVPESAPQFGKVELMAGFSNYTQNAKLQTAGSISGSNNLSPNILVRAELWINPEWFVGVNLRQSVFSIDNGYSGSSPGKLNMSVSQYGVNGGYNFLLSNDFFGPKIRLNAGFSSTDFKVDDSTPTAFTSMKYSGLLLGIEGQFPLSDELPIDLGGKFDLYVNPSLSESKSSGASSSNTINAFSFFMDYRLKTRFKIRGELLFENYSSSFSGAGQRSDPASSISHKMTTLMGGIQYLF; this is translated from the coding sequence ATGAAATCATTCCTTCTTAGTTTTAGCCTCGTGTTGTCTAGCATTTTCATGCCTCTTCATCTGGTCCAGGCCCAAGCAAAGAACCCTACGGGCGGCCAGACCAATGCCCAGAATACATACATCAGCGCTGTCGATCAGGATTTAGCAATTAAATCTCTCGTGCTCGTACCCACTACGGACAACGTGGGAGGCATTTATGCAAAGCCCATCGACGAAGAATTGCGAAAGCTTTTGAATGACGACAAGCAGTGGTCTCTTTCAGAGTTTCCCAAAGATTTGAAAATCAAATCAGAACTTTTGGATGAACACCCGGAGGACGTTAAAAAAATTCTTCAAGCAGGTGCTTCTGAAGCTGCGCTTACCTCCAAACTTATCAAAGGTCCTCGCGGTATCTCTATCACGTTGACTCTTTTTGTTGGTCGAGAAGGTCTACCTCTGCTGCAGGAAAATATTGCTGACTATAAAGGTTTTGAAATCGGTGATATCAAATCGCAAGTTGCAAATCTGTTTATGAATTTGAAAAATCGCATGCCTTTCCGCGCGACCATCCTGAGCCGTCGCGGCCAGCAAGTGACTTTGAATTTAGGTAGCAATTATGGTCTTAAATCCGGCAACCGGGTCTCCGTCGTGCAAATCATCAAGATCAATCGTCATCCAAAATTAAATTTCATGGTCAGCACTGACAAAGAAGTTCTTGGTAGAGTAAAGCTGTTCAAAGTTGAACCTTATCTCAGCTTTGGTTATGTCGAACTCGAAAAGGAAAGCGGCGTCATTGCAGTTGGCTCAAAGGTAATGCCGGACGAATTCGTAAAATACTCTCTTCCAGTTACCACCCCGTCCGGCAAAGTCATGCAAGACATCACTCAACGTCCTGACAAGGACGTGGCCTTCGGAGATGAACCGAAAGAGTGGGTTCCGGAGTCGGCTCCACAATTTGGTAAAGTGGAATTAATGGCGGGATTTTCAAACTACACCCAGAACGCCAAACTCCAAACGGCGGGATCCATCAGCGGCAGCAACAACCTGTCTCCTAATATCCTGGTCCGAGCAGAACTCTGGATCAATCCAGAATGGTTCGTTGGTGTAAACCTTAGACAATCTGTTTTCTCGATCGACAATGGCTACTCGGGATCCTCTCCCGGAAAACTCAATATGTCGGTGAGTCAATACGGGGTCAATGGTGGCTATAACTTCCTGCTCAGCAATGATTTTTTTGGTCCGAAGATCCGATTGAATGCTGGTTTCTCTTCAACAGATTTTAAGGTGGATGACAGCACACCAACGGCCTTCACATCTATGAAGTACAGTGGCTTGCTTTTGGGAATCGAGGGTCAGTTCCCTCTTTCTGATGAGCTCCCTATTGATTTGGGCGGTAAGTTTGATCTTTACGTAAACCCCAGCTTAAGCGAAAGCAAATCCAGTGGAGCTTCTTCCAGCAACACTATCAACGCCTTTAGCTTCTTCATGGACTATCGCTTAAAAACAAGATTCAAAATCAGAGGCGAGTTGCTATTTGAAAATTACAGCTCAAGCTTCAGCGGAGCTGGCCAGCGCAGCGATCCTGCTTCGAGCATCAGCCACAAGATGACCACCCTCATGGGCGGTATTCAATATTTGTTCTAG
- the groL gene encoding chaperonin GroEL (60 kDa chaperone family; promotes refolding of misfolded polypeptides especially under stressful conditions; forms two stacked rings of heptamers to form a barrel-shaped 14mer; ends can be capped by GroES; misfolded proteins enter the barrel where they are refolded when GroES binds), translating to MSKVLVFSEDARAHILKGVNTLANAVKVTLGPKGRNVVIDKSFGSPLITKDGVTVAKEIELENKFENMGAQMVKEVASKTNDEAGDGTTTATVLAQAIYREGAKLVSAGHNPMSIKRGIDKAVAIVIDELKTMAKPVKGSNEVAQVGAISANNDKEIGQMLADAMDKVGKEGVITIEESKTAKTEVTVVEGMQFDRGYLSPYFVTNAERMEVVLENAYVLVYDKKISSMKDMISILEGVAKQGRQLLIIAEDVEGEALATLVVNKLRGTLHICAVKAPGFGDRRKAMLEDIAILTGAKVISEDIGLKLEQATVADLGVAKRIVVDKDNTTVIDGAGKKADITARVNAIKAQIEETSSDYDKEKLKERLAKLAGGVAVIHVGAPSEVEMKEKKHRVEDALNATRAAVEEGIVAGGGTALLRASTKVDKTKFSEDEQFGAIIIKRACEEPIRQIAANAGLDGAIVLDRILQNKSISWGFNAYSDEYTDLIKDGVIDPVKVVRCALTNAASVSSLMLTTETMIAEAPKKESAMPAGGGHGMGGMGGMGDMM from the coding sequence ATGTCTAAAGTATTAGTTTTCTCAGAAGACGCTCGCGCACACATCTTGAAAGGTGTGAACACTCTTGCGAACGCAGTAAAAGTAACTTTGGGACCTAAAGGTCGTAACGTCGTTATCGACAAATCTTTCGGTTCACCGTTGATCACTAAAGACGGTGTGACTGTTGCTAAAGAAATCGAATTGGAAAACAAATTCGAAAACATGGGCGCGCAAATGGTTAAAGAAGTTGCTTCTAAAACCAATGACGAAGCCGGTGACGGTACAACAACTGCTACTGTTTTGGCTCAAGCGATCTATCGCGAAGGTGCGAAACTTGTCTCTGCAGGTCACAACCCAATGTCAATCAAACGCGGTATCGACAAAGCAGTAGCTATCGTTATCGACGAATTGAAAACTATGGCGAAACCAGTAAAAGGTTCTAACGAAGTTGCACAAGTTGGTGCGATCTCTGCAAACAATGACAAAGAAATCGGTCAAATGTTGGCAGACGCTATGGATAAAGTTGGTAAAGAAGGCGTTATCACTATCGAAGAATCTAAAACTGCTAAAACTGAAGTTACAGTTGTAGAGGGTATGCAATTCGATCGTGGTTACTTGTCTCCATACTTCGTAACTAACGCAGAAAGAATGGAAGTGGTTCTTGAGAACGCTTACGTTCTTGTTTACGACAAAAAAATCTCTTCTATGAAAGATATGATTTCAATTCTTGAAGGCGTTGCTAAGCAAGGTCGTCAATTGTTGATCATCGCTGAAGACGTTGAAGGTGAAGCATTGGCAACTTTGGTTGTTAATAAACTTCGCGGAACTCTTCATATCTGTGCGGTTAAAGCTCCTGGCTTCGGTGACCGTCGTAAAGCTATGCTTGAAGACATCGCTATCTTGACTGGTGCAAAAGTGATCTCTGAAGATATCGGTTTGAAACTTGAGCAAGCGACTGTTGCTGATCTTGGTGTTGCGAAACGCATCGTTGTAGACAAAGACAACACAACTGTAATTGATGGCGCAGGTAAAAAAGCGGACATCACTGCACGTGTTAACGCTATCAAAGCTCAGATCGAAGAAACTTCATCTGACTACGATAAAGAAAAATTGAAAGAGCGTTTGGCTAAATTGGCTGGCGGCGTAGCTGTTATCCACGTTGGTGCTCCTTCTGAAGTTGAGATGAAAGAGAAAAAACACCGCGTAGAAGACGCTTTGAACGCGACTCGCGCAGCTGTTGAAGAAGGTATCGTTGCTGGTGGTGGTACTGCTTTGCTTCGCGCTTCTACTAAAGTTGATAAAACTAAGTTCTCTGAAGACGAACAATTCGGCGCAATCATCATCAAACGTGCTTGCGAAGAGCCTATCCGTCAAATCGCAGCAAATGCTGGTTTGGATGGCGCGATTGTTTTGGATCGTATCCTTCAAAACAAATCAATCTCTTGGGGCTTCAACGCTTACTCTGACGAATACACTGACTTGATCAAAGACGGTGTTATCGATCCAGTTAAAGTTGTTCGTTGCGCTTTGACGAATGCAGCTTCTGTTTCTTCTTTGATGCTTACTACAGAGACTATGATCGCTGAAGCACCTAAGAAAGAATCTGCTATGCCTGCTGGCGGCGGCCACGGTATGGGCGGAATGGGTGGCATGGGCGATATGATGTAA
- the groES gene encoding co-chaperone GroES — MAKSEIGVRPLHDRILVRRMAEEEKTAGGLFIPDTAKEKPQKGEIIATGKGRITEDGKVLPLEVKVGDKVLFSKYAGTELKLEGAEYLMMREEDILGVFN, encoded by the coding sequence ATGGCTAAGAGTGAAATCGGCGTTCGTCCCCTTCACGACAGAATTCTAGTTCGCAGAATGGCAGAAGAAGAAAAAACCGCTGGCGGTCTTTTCATTCCTGATACAGCAAAAGAAAAACCACAAAAAGGCGAAATCATCGCGACTGGTAAAGGTCGTATCACTGAAGACGGAAAAGTTCTTCCGTTGGAAGTTAAAGTTGGCGACAAAGTTCTATTCAGCAAATACGCAGGTACAGAATTGAAACTTGAAGGTGCTGAATACTTGATGATGCGCGAAGAAGATATTCTAGGCGTTTTCAACTAG
- a CDS encoding phosphoenolpyruvate carboxylase, with the protein MQKKLSPEFTHLVDWSVTELGRVIQSELGKKSFYRIEKIRRYIKSSEGNSLRGLLKLKADLAKLDSTEQFYIAHAFALMLEVINTCEAAYRIHRLQEEFTPDKEQHNFGRIIHVLTAHPTESRNPDIIFFFKKIQNLLVEHLKNPTPQDASELHKNLCLAWKIPISKQRKPTVMDEADYVYSLALQNESINLYLQQRRAKLPFYIRTWVGGDKDGHPGVDEKTMLGSLQRSRAMILTWLMHSLDLFLGELTPVAKSATVDRKQFRELVAATKDLKRNLPKLKVILEKDSQKVHQLRQNLLELEKAFLENTTGTSRYLSRALEIYKVFPALVVPLEIREDSSLVHEALKDARKKMNISRMLDKLAKISPQHDPRNYVRGFVLSQTESAQDIVAGIRLVEKYLGQAQLPVVPLFESAHSLENASDIVEELLKVKKNSALIKAQWNAQFEVMLGYSDSAKENGSFPSRFLIQSAIRKLENVIQKYKLTPIFFHGSGGSVERGGGSIQEQTEWWPASALSTVKMTIQGEVIYRNYTSTSLLQRQIDLITQTRDQRARKKGKAQSRQTQSVLSDLAAAIQGSYQGMLADPDFLDLIEHGTPYAFLKDLRFGSRPAKRQGAVQIKNLRAIPWVLCWTQTRALFPSWWGVGSYWRTLKPAQKVKFKKAFHESALFRSYVKVLGFTLEKIELDIFSMYLHSSKLSDVVIDKFERKFHEEYFQSIRCVREITGEKSLLWYRPWLETSIALRSPLIHPLNVLQLIALETKDIRLLRETVTGVASGMLTTG; encoded by the coding sequence ATGCAAAAGAAGTTATCCCCCGAGTTTACCCATCTTGTGGATTGGTCCGTTACCGAGCTGGGGCGGGTGATACAATCTGAACTTGGAAAAAAGTCTTTTTATCGAATTGAAAAAATCCGTCGTTATATAAAATCATCTGAAGGCAATAGCTTGCGGGGCCTTCTTAAGCTGAAGGCGGATCTTGCAAAACTTGATTCCACTGAGCAATTCTATATCGCTCATGCCTTTGCCTTGATGTTGGAAGTGATCAATACCTGTGAGGCGGCTTATCGCATCCACAGGCTGCAGGAAGAGTTCACACCGGATAAAGAACAACACAATTTTGGCCGAATCATTCACGTGTTGACGGCGCACCCTACAGAATCACGCAATCCTGATATCATTTTCTTTTTTAAAAAAATTCAAAATCTGCTGGTCGAGCATCTTAAAAATCCAACGCCACAGGATGCCTCGGAGCTGCATAAAAATCTTTGTCTGGCGTGGAAGATTCCAATTTCCAAACAACGCAAACCCACGGTTATGGACGAGGCCGATTATGTCTATTCTCTCGCCCTGCAGAATGAGTCTATTAATTTGTATCTTCAGCAAAGAAGAGCAAAGTTGCCATTCTATATTCGTACTTGGGTTGGGGGAGATAAAGATGGCCATCCCGGTGTTGATGAAAAAACAATGCTGGGAAGTTTGCAGCGTTCTCGGGCGATGATCTTAACTTGGCTGATGCATTCCTTGGATTTGTTCTTGGGCGAACTCACTCCTGTGGCAAAGTCAGCAACGGTGGATCGCAAGCAATTCCGCGAATTGGTAGCGGCAACCAAAGATTTGAAACGGAACTTGCCGAAGTTAAAAGTGATTCTGGAAAAGGATTCGCAGAAAGTTCATCAGCTGCGACAAAATCTATTGGAACTCGAAAAAGCCTTTCTAGAAAACACGACGGGGACGAGCAGGTATCTTTCGCGCGCCTTGGAGATCTATAAGGTTTTTCCAGCCTTGGTCGTTCCGTTAGAGATTCGCGAAGATTCCTCTTTGGTCCATGAAGCTCTTAAAGATGCTCGCAAGAAAATGAATATATCGCGGATGTTAGATAAGCTGGCGAAAATTTCCCCTCAGCATGATCCCCGAAATTATGTGCGAGGCTTTGTACTTAGCCAAACCGAATCAGCCCAGGATATTGTCGCGGGCATTCGGCTTGTTGAGAAATATTTAGGCCAAGCGCAACTGCCGGTGGTGCCTCTTTTCGAAAGTGCTCATTCTTTGGAAAATGCGTCGGACATTGTCGAAGAGCTTTTAAAGGTTAAAAAAAATTCCGCTTTGATTAAAGCACAGTGGAATGCGCAATTCGAAGTGATGTTGGGATACTCTGATTCCGCAAAGGAAAATGGATCCTTTCCCTCTCGTTTTCTGATTCAGTCGGCGATTCGTAAGCTGGAAAACGTGATTCAGAAATATAAATTAACACCCATTTTTTTCCACGGTTCTGGTGGAAGTGTAGAGCGTGGGGGCGGCTCTATTCAGGAGCAAACGGAGTGGTGGCCAGCCTCTGCTTTGTCTACAGTGAAGATGACGATTCAAGGTGAGGTGATCTACCGCAATTATACGTCGACATCTCTGTTGCAAAGGCAGATTGATCTTATCACGCAAACCCGCGACCAGCGGGCTCGAAAAAAAGGTAAGGCGCAAAGCCGTCAGACTCAATCGGTGCTGTCAGATTTGGCTGCTGCTATTCAAGGATCCTATCAGGGAATGTTAGCAGATCCTGACTTCTTGGATTTGATTGAACACGGAACCCCTTACGCGTTCTTAAAAGATTTGCGCTTTGGTTCACGACCAGCGAAGCGACAAGGGGCTGTGCAGATAAAAAATTTGCGTGCGATTCCCTGGGTTCTTTGCTGGACACAAACAAGGGCGTTGTTCCCAAGTTGGTGGGGTGTGGGTTCTTATTGGAGGACCTTGAAGCCGGCACAAAAGGTAAAATTCAAAAAGGCATTTCATGAATCGGCTCTGTTTCGTTCTTATGTCAAAGTCTTGGGTTTTACCCTAGAGAAAATTGAGCTCGATATTTTCTCGATGTATCTTCATTCATCAAAACTTTCGGATGTTGTTATAGATAAATTTGAAAGAAAATTTCACGAGGAGTACTTTCAAAGTATTCGGTGTGTGCGCGAGATAACTGGCGAGAAAAGTCTTTTGTGGTATCGCCCATGGCTTGAAACCAGCATCGCGCTTCGCTCCCCGCTGATACATCCTTTGAACGTCCTTCAGCTGATTGCGCTTGAAACGAAGGATATTAGATTGCTTCGGGAAACTGTCACAGGTGTGGCTAGTGGAATGCTGACGACTGGTTAA
- the queF gene encoding preQ(1) synthase yields MKKNLKKQTGRDTKELKDFALGETKTDYPQTYAPEVLEAFDNKNPGKIAWTTFVCTEFTSLCPKTGQPDFAKIFINYIADKKMVESKSAKLYLFSFRNHGDFHEDCVQTICDDLVKLLKPKYLEVVGEFTPRGGIAIFPYASYGNKEKFYQDLWQKRLSEFAPGKYSMELSKLY; encoded by the coding sequence ATGAAAAAGAATTTGAAAAAGCAAACGGGCAGAGACACTAAAGAACTTAAAGACTTCGCTTTGGGGGAGACCAAAACCGATTATCCACAGACTTATGCACCAGAAGTTCTAGAGGCCTTCGATAATAAGAATCCTGGTAAAATCGCCTGGACGACTTTTGTTTGCACAGAGTTCACTTCTTTGTGTCCTAAGACAGGACAGCCTGATTTCGCAAAAATCTTTATCAACTATATTGCTGATAAGAAGATGGTCGAATCTAAATCAGCAAAGCTATATCTTTTCAGCTTCCGTAATCACGGTGATTTCCACGAAGATTGCGTGCAAACAATCTGTGATGATCTCGTAAAGCTCTTGAAGCCTAAGTATTTGGAAGTGGTCGGAGAGTTCACCCCGCGCGGTGGTATTGCCATCTTCCCTTATGCGAGTTACGGCAATAAAGAGAAATTCTATCAAGATCTTTGGCAAAAACGTTTGAGTGAGTTTGCGCCTGGCAAATATTCAATGGAACTTAGTAAGCTCTACTAG
- a CDS encoding nucleoside deaminase produces MKHEFMQRAIELSRINMRDGAGGPFGAVIVKDGKIIGEGWNKVTSSNDPTAHAEVTAIRDACSKVKNFSLEGAEIYTSCEPCPMCLSAIYWSRISKIYYGNTRKDAADIEFDDDFLYQEIPKDIKDRKVPMIQCGHTEALEVFKEWQHKVDKVPY; encoded by the coding sequence ATGAAACACGAATTCATGCAAAGAGCCATCGAGCTTTCAAGAATCAATATGCGAGACGGAGCTGGCGGCCCTTTTGGTGCTGTCATCGTTAAAGACGGAAAAATCATCGGCGAAGGATGGAATAAAGTAACGTCATCGAATGATCCTACGGCTCATGCGGAAGTCACTGCGATTCGCGATGCTTGCAGTAAAGTTAAAAACTTCTCTTTAGAGGGCGCTGAAATTTACACAAGCTGTGAACCCTGCCCTATGTGTTTGTCAGCAATTTACTGGTCACGTATCAGCAAAATTTACTATGGCAATACTCGTAAAGATGCTGCTGATATTGAATTCGATGATGACTTCCTTTATCAGGAAATTCCCAAGGACATTAAAGATCGCAAGGTTCCTATGATCCAATGTGGTCACACAGAAGCTTTGGAAGTTTTTAAAGAGTGGCAACACAAAGTCGACAAGGTTCCATACTAG
- a CDS encoding 3D domain-containing protein, producing MKMLSAKFKNSVYFISLSALVTALTACGNLSAEISSTSPSVFQQQQKQEQQQQQQDQTQNEFLETMPLHDLGASEYQAFAEMEEPDALDEWFQAQQPSSEQTPKDEPTAEPKSTDSNPKVPTKPTEPEHQVAESGVIKPTVYYFPVFNEDKKLCDKDEVRTLHGTSGEKIINVCPSTLNSCGLQGSCAVIQKGVRRSFNISDRIRGQDRYFEMTNTECRYGYGVRSACLDPFYTVAADLDIYKPGDVIYVPAAVGLKLPDGTTHNGYFIVRDQGRGINGKGRFDFYSGFLSWRDSQNPFRKLRFEDMKTQVPYAKIIGAKAEQVLKSRAYPKLPMPPLK from the coding sequence ATGAAGATGTTAAGCGCGAAATTCAAAAATTCAGTTTATTTTATTTCGCTTTCTGCGCTAGTGACTGCATTAACAGCCTGTGGAAATCTTTCTGCGGAGATCAGCTCCACTTCCCCGTCTGTATTCCAGCAGCAACAAAAACAAGAGCAACAACAACAACAACAAGATCAGACCCAAAATGAATTTTTAGAGACGATGCCTCTGCACGACCTCGGCGCCAGTGAATATCAAGCTTTTGCAGAAATGGAAGAGCCGGATGCCTTGGATGAGTGGTTCCAAGCACAGCAACCTTCCTCAGAGCAGACTCCTAAGGACGAACCGACCGCCGAGCCAAAATCTACTGATTCCAATCCGAAAGTTCCGACGAAGCCTACGGAGCCCGAGCATCAAGTTGCAGAGTCAGGCGTGATCAAACCGACGGTTTACTATTTCCCAGTCTTTAACGAAGACAAAAAACTTTGTGATAAAGACGAAGTTAGAACCTTGCATGGTACGAGCGGTGAGAAAATTATCAACGTCTGCCCGAGCACTCTGAATTCGTGTGGCCTTCAAGGTTCATGTGCCGTTATTCAAAAAGGTGTTCGTCGCAGTTTCAATATTTCTGATCGCATCAGAGGACAAGATCGCTACTTTGAAATGACGAATACAGAATGCCGTTATGGCTATGGTGTGAGAAGCGCGTGCCTGGATCCTTTCTATACAGTGGCAGCAGATTTAGACATCTATAAACCAGGTGATGTTATTTATGTCCCTGCAGCAGTTGGTTTGAAGTTGCCTGATGGTACAACTCACAATGGATATTTTATTGTGCGCGATCAGGGACGCGGAATTAATGGCAAAGGTCGTTTTGACTTTTACTCTGGTTTCTTAAGTTGGAGAGACAGTCAGAATCCGTTTAGAAAATTGCGCTTTGAAGATATGAAAACTCAGGTGCCCTATGCAAAAATTATCGGAGCGAAAGCGGAGCAGGTGTTGAAAAGTCGCGCATATCCGAAGCTTCCAATGCCACCTCTAAAATAA
- a CDS encoding DedA family protein: MAMFMDIILHLDQHLVQWLAYFGPWVYVIMFLIIFCETGLVVTPFLPGDSLLFALGALTSVENGLNLWILLGSLTLAGVLGDTCNYHIGKYLGPKVFDSKSRIFKKEYLEQTQGFYAKWGAFTIVAARFAPIVRTFAPFVAGIGTMNYKKFLAYNVAGAIAWVFIFILAGHYFGNLPVVKRNFHIVIFGVIFVSLIPMLVPWIKSRFGTRS, from the coding sequence ATGGCAATGTTCATGGATATCATTCTTCATCTTGATCAACATCTTGTGCAATGGCTCGCGTACTTCGGTCCTTGGGTCTATGTGATCATGTTCCTGATTATTTTCTGTGAGACCGGTTTGGTGGTAACGCCTTTCCTGCCGGGGGACTCCTTGCTGTTTGCGTTGGGGGCTTTGACCAGCGTTGAGAATGGGTTAAATCTTTGGATTCTTCTGGGCTCGCTTACTTTGGCTGGGGTTTTGGGCGACACCTGCAACTACCATATCGGAAAATACCTAGGTCCTAAGGTCTTCGATTCTAAAAGCCGTATATTTAAAAAAGAATACCTCGAGCAAACTCAAGGCTTTTATGCGAAATGGGGAGCCTTTACGATTGTAGCGGCCCGCTTTGCACCGATCGTTAGAACCTTTGCTCCGTTTGTGGCGGGAATTGGCACTATGAACTACAAAAAGTTCCTGGCTTACAACGTTGCGGGCGCCATTGCGTGGGTCTTCATTTTTATTCTAGCTGGGCACTATTTTGGCAATCTTCCGGTGGTCAAACGCAACTTCCACATCGTGATTTTCGGAGTAATTTTCGTATCTTTGATCCCGATGCTGGTTCCATGGATCAAAAGCCGTTTTGGCACGCGCTCTTAA
- the serS gene encoding serine--tRNA ligase: MIDIKLLEKKAENGPSYFDEYKQGLINRGGNSEILDQIMDLNKKRKEMIAQAESAKANQNKLSGEIGKLKREGKDASALLSEVDAIKGQVKELELKAAEADQEVTNLALVIPNKPHSSVPVGSSADENKEIKVFGTPTKFSFKAKEHWELGESLNIIDFERAGKTTGTRFAFLKGAAAQMERALIQFMMDLHSMKHGYTEMIPPFMVNSNSLLGTGNFPKFKEDVFHLEGSDLYLIPTAEVPVTNYYNSEILDEKDLPQSFCAYSPCFRSEAGSAGRDTKGLIRQHQFDKVELMTFCHPDKSHETHEALTSHAEQVLMNLELPFRRMLLCTGDMGFGSAKTYDLEVWLPGQNAYREISSCSNFEDFQARRANIRFRTAGGKPQFVHTLNGSALAVGRTLVAILENYQREDGSVAIPKALQSYMGGRTEIR, encoded by the coding sequence ATGATCGATATTAAACTTCTTGAGAAAAAAGCTGAAAACGGACCTTCTTACTTCGATGAATACAAGCAAGGCTTGATCAATCGCGGTGGCAACTCCGAGATCCTTGATCAAATCATGGATTTGAATAAAAAACGCAAAGAGATGATCGCTCAGGCGGAATCTGCGAAAGCGAATCAAAATAAATTAAGCGGCGAAATTGGAAAATTAAAACGCGAAGGCAAAGATGCCTCAGCGCTTTTAAGCGAAGTTGACGCGATCAAGGGACAAGTTAAAGAACTGGAATTGAAAGCCGCTGAAGCTGATCAAGAAGTTACAAACCTGGCTCTGGTCATTCCCAACAAACCTCACTCTTCAGTGCCAGTGGGTTCTTCTGCTGACGAAAACAAAGAGATTAAAGTTTTCGGAACTCCGACTAAATTTTCTTTTAAAGCAAAAGAACATTGGGAGTTGGGCGAATCTTTGAACATCATCGATTTCGAACGCGCGGGTAAAACCACAGGAACACGCTTTGCCTTTCTAAAAGGGGCGGCGGCGCAAATGGAGCGCGCTTTGATTCAGTTCATGATGGATCTTCACTCTATGAAGCACGGCTACACAGAGATGATTCCGCCATTCATGGTGAACAGCAATAGCTTGCTGGGAACAGGGAACTTCCCGAAATTTAAAGAAGATGTGTTCCACCTTGAGGGGTCTGATCTTTATTTGATTCCGACGGCAGAAGTGCCTGTGACGAATTATTATAATAGCGAGATTTTGGACGAGAAAGATCTTCCACAAAGTTTCTGCGCATACTCTCCCTGCTTCCGTTCAGAAGCAGGAAGTGCGGGCCGAGATACGAAGGGTTTGATCCGCCAACATCAGTTCGACAAAGTGGAGTTGATGACTTTCTGTCATCCTGACAAATCGCATGAAACTCATGAGGCCTTAACGTCTCATGCTGAACAGGTATTGATGAACTTGGAGCTTCCTTTCCGTCGTATGCTTTTGTGCACGGGGGACATGGGCTTTGGATCTGCGAAAACTTATGACTTGGAAGTTTGGCTTCCGGGACAGAATGCGTATCGTGAGATTAGCTCATGCTCTAACTTTGAAGACTTCCAGGCACGTCGTGCAAATATTCGTTTCCGCACAGCAGGTGGGAAGCCTCAGTTCGTTCACACCCTCAATGGCTCAGCTTTGGCGGTAGGAAGAACCTTGGTGGCGATCCTAGAGAACTATCAGCGCGAAGACGGCTCTGTCGCAATTCCGAAAGCTTTGCAAAGCTATATGGGCGGCAGAACAGAAATCCGCTAA